In Desulfuromonas sp. KJ2020, a single window of DNA contains:
- a CDS encoding HD domain-containing protein has product MRIFNTYYPPGTKAHDILLGHSHKVTEKAGLIAEKLGSSRVNLKFVQEAAFLHDIGICRTHAPELGCHGDLPYLAHGYKGREILEEEGFPRHALVCERHIGVGLTAREIARDKLPLPVRNMVPKTLEEEIVAYADLFFSKNPLENDEERSVEAVRQSLERFGRDKVIVFDQWHRYFSTGVPV; this is encoded by the coding sequence ATGAGGATTTTCAACACTTACTACCCGCCAGGCACCAAGGCCCACGACATCCTTCTTGGACACAGCCACAAGGTGACCGAGAAGGCCGGCCTAATTGCCGAAAAACTCGGCAGCAGCCGCGTCAACCTGAAGTTCGTGCAGGAAGCGGCCTTCCTGCACGATATCGGTATCTGCCGTACCCATGCCCCCGAACTGGGCTGCCACGGCGACCTGCCTTATCTGGCCCACGGCTACAAGGGCCGGGAAATTCTGGAAGAGGAAGGCTTCCCCAGACATGCCCTGGTCTGCGAACGCCATATCGGGGTCGGCCTGACGGCGCGGGAGATCGCCCGTGACAAGCTGCCTCTGCCCGTGCGAAACATGGTACCCAAAACCCTGGAGGAAGAGATCGTGGCCTACGCCGATCTCTTCTTTTCCAAAAACCCGCTGGAGAATGACGAGGAACGGTCGGTGGAGGCGGTCCGCCAGAGCCTGGAGCGCTTCGGTCGTGACAAGGTGATCGTCTTCGACCAGTGGCACCGCTATTTTTCCACCGGCGTGCCGGTCTGA
- a CDS encoding efflux RND transporter periplasmic adaptor subunit, with protein MKVDFCRRGQGTGSGKGRTHLLARWGLALLALALLLGCSDKENQPSAAAAERPGQIPTVEVQVLQPENLEETFTLPGTLEAWEDLTLSVEVAGTVRQIGPQEGDQLKAGATILHMDTDILETSLERAEADYRLRQKELERIRRLREQNFVSAQELDKAINAFDVADAERSRLQTTLAKSALRAPVAGRLDRLLVDRGEYVKEGTAAAVVIQVDRLKVLIEVPEKDVAFVQVGDQVRIEQAAIEGLPQIVLPGEIIHLAYKADTSTKTYLAKIEVNNGTGLLRPGMIVRTRIVRRSLPDVLAVPLYAVVEREGQKFLFVEEGGAVFRRPVELGAVIGDKVVIVRGASAGERLVVKGQQLMTDGAKVKVAGD; from the coding sequence ATGAAAGTCGATTTTTGCCGTCGAGGTCAAGGCACAGGTTCTGGAAAAGGGCGGACCCACCTGCTGGCCCGATGGGGGCTGGCCCTGCTGGCCCTGGCGCTGCTGTTGGGCTGCAGCGATAAAGAGAACCAGCCATCGGCCGCTGCCGCCGAGCGTCCCGGACAGATCCCCACGGTAGAGGTGCAGGTACTGCAGCCGGAAAACCTCGAAGAGACCTTCACCCTGCCGGGCACGCTGGAAGCCTGGGAGGATCTGACCCTCTCCGTCGAAGTCGCCGGCACCGTCCGGCAGATCGGTCCCCAGGAAGGCGATCAGCTCAAGGCGGGCGCGACGATCCTGCACATGGATACGGACATTCTGGAGACCAGCCTCGAACGGGCCGAGGCCGATTATCGCCTGCGGCAGAAAGAACTGGAGCGGATTCGGCGCCTGCGTGAACAAAACTTCGTCAGCGCCCAGGAACTTGATAAGGCCATCAATGCCTTTGATGTGGCTGACGCCGAGCGCAGCCGCCTGCAGACGACCCTGGCAAAAAGCGCCCTGCGAGCCCCCGTGGCCGGGCGGCTCGATCGCCTGCTGGTGGATCGGGGGGAATATGTCAAGGAGGGGACTGCCGCCGCTGTAGTTATTCAGGTCGACCGCCTCAAGGTGCTCATCGAAGTGCCGGAAAAAGATGTGGCTTTCGTCCAGGTTGGCGACCAGGTGCGCATCGAGCAGGCCGCCATTGAAGGTTTGCCGCAGATCGTTTTGCCCGGAGAGATCATCCACCTGGCCTATAAAGCCGATACGTCCACCAAGACCTACCTGGCCAAGATCGAAGTGAACAACGGCACCGGTCTGCTGCGCCCCGGCATGATCGTGCGCACCCGCATCGTGCGCCGCAGTCTCCCGGATGTGCTGGCGGTTCCGTTGTATGCTGTCGTGGAAAGAGAGGGGCAGAAATTCCTCTTTGTCGAAGAAGGGGGAGCCGTTTTTCGTCGCCCCGTTGAGTTGGGGGCCGTCATTGGGGATAAGGTGGTCATTGTCCGCGGAGCCTCTGCCGGCGAACGCCTGGTGGTCAAGGGGCAGCAGCTCATGACCGATGGGGCCAAAGTCAAGGTGGCAGGCGACTGA
- a CDS encoding efflux RND transporter permease subunit, producing MLITDAAISRRSTVFALMVIAVISGLYSYLTLPRESTPDITVPYVLVQTIYEGVAPADIETLITLPIERKLKGLKNVEEIRSVSAEGSSMITIEFTPDVDIENALQWVRDKVDQAKGELPDDLEDDPSILEINLSEFPILAVAVSGNVDERILKAVAEELEDRIEEIPGVLDVVLAGARERQIRVEFDPERLAAYRLSFSEILAAIQRENVNIPGGSIDIGRGKYLLRIPGEFTDPAQIDNLVLVSRDSRPIYFKDVTTVHDSFEDRTSYARLNGRDSVTLSIKKRTGENIIAVADQVFALLGEAERLLPDGVQLAVTLNQSKDIRRIVAELENNILNGLILVILVLFLFLGFTNSLFVALAIPYSMLLSFTILQAMGITLNMVVLFSLILALGMLVDNAIVIVENIYRHMQEGKGRLDAAREAVSEVGWPVISSTLTTLCAFFPMIFWPGIMGEFMRFLPLTLIVTLSASLFVALVINPVVCASFMRVPSERAAGTQREPFILRLYRRTLEVALRFRGLVVLASVVSLVGLTAIYAIYGHGVELFPDTEPNRAFVEIKAPEGANLDTSNALALAVEEVALQEPDIRYVIAEVGVGSSGDSGGSTGQAHMSKISLDFQERRDRQENSNAVLARIRQAVVPFPGAEIKVEKQEEGPPTGPPVNVEISGEEVATLGALASQAKALIQDVPGLVDLKDDFSMAMPEIRVVVDREKASLLGLSTAEISRTVKAAISGSKLGVYREGKDEYDIVARLPEPRRREFSDIENLLVPTQAGAPIPLSTVAQVELGTGFGSIRRLNQKRVVTLSANTYGRNSNEVLREVQGRLAGLDLPAGYRVNFSGEQEEQQKATAFLGKAFLAAVFLITLILITQFNSLSQSLIVMTSVVLSLSGVFFGLLVTVTPFGIIMTGIGVISLAGVVVNNAIVLIDYINQLRKQGLELNEALIRAGVVRFRPVMLTAMTTILGLLPMAVGLSFDFRSLAWEIGGESAEWWGPMAIAVIFGLAVATMLTLVVVPVLYSLSQSLLARVKGGEA from the coding sequence ATGCTCATCACCGATGCCGCCATCAGCCGCCGCAGCACCGTTTTTGCCCTCATGGTCATCGCCGTCATCAGCGGCCTGTACAGTTATCTGACCCTGCCCCGGGAATCGACTCCCGACATCACCGTGCCCTATGTGCTGGTGCAGACCATCTATGAAGGGGTGGCACCCGCCGACATCGAAACCCTCATTACCCTGCCCATCGAACGCAAACTCAAAGGCTTGAAGAACGTGGAGGAAATCCGCTCGGTCAGCGCCGAAGGCTCCTCCATGATCACCATCGAATTTACCCCCGATGTCGATATCGAAAACGCCCTGCAGTGGGTGCGCGACAAGGTCGATCAGGCCAAAGGCGAACTCCCCGACGACCTGGAGGATGACCCTTCCATTCTGGAGATTAACCTCTCCGAGTTCCCTATCCTCGCCGTGGCTGTTTCGGGGAACGTCGACGAACGGATCCTCAAGGCCGTGGCCGAGGAGCTGGAGGATCGTATCGAGGAGATCCCCGGGGTGCTCGACGTGGTGCTGGCCGGGGCCCGTGAACGGCAGATCCGGGTGGAATTCGACCCCGAGCGGCTGGCTGCCTACCGGCTCTCCTTCTCGGAGATTCTCGCTGCCATCCAGCGGGAAAACGTCAATATCCCCGGCGGCAGCATCGACATCGGCCGCGGCAAGTATCTCTTGCGCATCCCCGGCGAGTTTACCGACCCGGCCCAGATCGACAACCTGGTGCTGGTCAGTCGCGACAGCCGTCCCATCTATTTCAAGGACGTCACCACCGTCCACGACAGTTTCGAAGACCGCACCAGCTATGCCCGTCTGAACGGCCGCGACAGCGTCACCCTTTCCATCAAAAAGAGAACGGGGGAGAACATCATCGCCGTGGCCGACCAGGTCTTTGCCCTACTCGGCGAAGCGGAGCGCCTGCTGCCCGATGGGGTGCAGCTCGCTGTCACCCTCAACCAGTCCAAGGACATCCGCCGTATCGTCGCCGAGTTGGAGAACAATATCCTCAACGGCCTCATTCTGGTCATTCTCGTTCTCTTTCTCTTCCTCGGCTTCACCAACTCTCTCTTTGTCGCCCTGGCGATTCCCTATTCCATGCTGCTCTCCTTTACCATTCTGCAGGCGATGGGCATCACCCTCAACATGGTGGTACTCTTCAGTCTGATTCTGGCCCTGGGCATGCTGGTGGACAACGCCATCGTCATTGTCGAAAATATCTACCGTCACATGCAGGAAGGCAAGGGGCGCCTTGACGCCGCCCGCGAGGCGGTGTCCGAGGTGGGCTGGCCGGTGATCAGTTCGACCCTGACGACCCTGTGCGCCTTTTTCCCTATGATCTTCTGGCCGGGGATTATGGGGGAATTTATGCGATTTTTGCCTCTGACCCTCATCGTCACCCTGAGTGCCTCCCTCTTTGTCGCCCTGGTTATCAATCCCGTCGTCTGCGCCAGCTTCATGCGGGTGCCCTCCGAACGGGCTGCCGGAACACAGCGGGAGCCCTTCATTCTGCGGCTTTACCGCCGGACGCTGGAGGTGGCTTTGCGTTTTCGAGGGCTGGTCGTGCTGGCCTCGGTAGTTTCGCTGGTGGGACTGACGGCCATCTACGCCATCTATGGTCACGGGGTCGAACTCTTCCCCGACACGGAGCCCAACCGGGCTTTCGTGGAGATCAAGGCGCCGGAAGGGGCCAATCTCGATACCAGCAACGCCCTGGCCCTGGCGGTGGAAGAGGTGGCTCTGCAGGAGCCGGATATCCGCTATGTCATCGCCGAGGTCGGGGTAGGGTCGAGCGGCGACAGCGGCGGCTCCACCGGACAGGCCCACATGAGCAAGATCTCCCTCGATTTTCAGGAGCGTCGCGACCGTCAGGAAAACTCCAATGCCGTTCTCGCCCGTATCCGTCAGGCGGTGGTGCCCTTCCCCGGGGCGGAAATCAAGGTGGAGAAACAGGAGGAGGGGCCCCCCACGGGGCCACCGGTCAACGTGGAAATCAGCGGTGAAGAAGTCGCGACCCTGGGCGCGCTGGCCAGCCAGGCCAAGGCCCTTATTCAGGATGTACCCGGTCTGGTTGACCTCAAAGACGATTTTTCCATGGCCATGCCGGAGATTCGGGTGGTAGTCGACCGCGAAAAAGCCAGTCTGCTCGGCCTGTCGACGGCCGAGATCTCCCGCACCGTCAAGGCGGCCATCAGCGGCAGCAAGCTCGGCGTCTACCGGGAAGGCAAAGACGAGTATGACATCGTCGCCCGCCTGCCGGAGCCCCGCCGCCGGGAGTTCAGCGACATCGAGAACCTGCTGGTGCCCACCCAGGCCGGTGCGCCGATCCCACTGTCGACGGTGGCCCAGGTGGAACTAGGCACCGGTTTCGGCTCCATCCGTCGCCTCAACCAGAAGCGAGTGGTGACCCTGTCGGCCAACACCTACGGCCGCAACAGCAACGAAGTGCTGCGCGAGGTGCAGGGGCGTCTGGCCGGCCTCGACCTGCCGGCCGGTTATCGCGTCAACTTCTCCGGTGAGCAGGAAGAACAGCAGAAGGCCACCGCCTTTCTCGGCAAGGCTTTTCTGGCGGCGGTCTTCCTCATTACATTGATTCTTATCACCCAGTTCAATTCGCTGTCCCAATCGCTCATTGTCATGACCTCGGTGGTTCTTTCTTTGTCCGGCGTCTTTTTCGGCCTGCTGGTGACCGTGACCCCCTTTGGCATCATCATGACCGGCATCGGCGTCATCTCCCTGGCCGGGGTGGTGGTCAACAACGCCATCGTGCTCATCGACTACATCAACCAGCTGCGCAAGCAGGGGCTGGAGCTGAATGAAGCCCTTATCCGGGCCGGGGTGGTGCGCTTTCGCCCCGTCATGCTGACGGCCATGACCACCATCCTCGGCCTGCTGCCCATGGCCGTGGGCCTGAGTTTCGACTTTCGCAGCCTCGCCTGGGAGATCGGCGGCGAGTCGGCCGAGTGGTGGGGGCCCATGGCCATCGCGGTGATCTTCGGTCTCGCCGTGGCCACCATGCTCACTCTGGTCGTGGTGCCGGTCCTCTATTCCCTGTCCCAGTCCCTGCTGGCGCGGGTTAAGGGAGGTGAGGCGTGA
- a CDS encoding MFS transporter, whose translation MAPDLRGQPVTLTANIRKLYAFSFLKMALFPMAIITLFWKDHIGLSLSEILLLQAIFSLATLLMEYPSGYLSDRLGYRLTLSLASLLGIAGWSWYTVAGSFAGVLGAEILLGISYAFISGADSALLFETLKADGQEEHYARLDGRMTGWAQCGEAAGALFAGTLYAFAPLTPFFLQIAVWALAFILTRTLREPPHLHQGTLSAGVTEAIQISRHALLENRRLRYGIALAALLGLASFIPVWLIQPTMQLAGVPLAWFGPVWAGANLTVALFSLLSHRLSFHLGHRGMIILCLCLVVAGYVGLGLVESVWGFVFYYLLTAMRGLQGPLLRHHLQRESRPGTRASILSLKSLVFRLLFVASSPLVGRLADHQGLATTFLVLAAAFALLLLPFAILFLHSQATRPNAVKD comes from the coding sequence TTGGCCCCAGACCTGCGAGGCCAGCCTGTGACCTTGACCGCCAACATCCGCAAGCTCTACGCCTTTTCCTTTCTCAAGATGGCCCTCTTTCCCATGGCCATCATCACCCTGTTCTGGAAGGACCACATCGGGCTGTCGCTGAGCGAAATCCTGCTGCTGCAGGCCATCTTTTCGCTGGCGACCCTGCTGATGGAGTACCCTTCAGGCTACCTGAGCGACCGCCTGGGCTATCGTCTCACCCTCAGCCTGGCTTCGCTGCTGGGCATCGCCGGCTGGAGCTGGTACACCGTCGCCGGCTCCTTCGCCGGTGTGCTGGGGGCCGAAATCCTGCTGGGCATCTCCTATGCCTTCATCAGCGGCGCCGACAGCGCCCTGCTCTTCGAAACACTGAAGGCCGACGGTCAGGAGGAGCACTACGCGCGCCTGGATGGCCGCATGACGGGCTGGGCCCAATGCGGCGAAGCGGCCGGGGCCCTCTTTGCCGGCACCCTCTATGCTTTCGCTCCCCTGACTCCCTTCTTTCTGCAGATTGCCGTATGGGCGCTGGCCTTCATCCTCACCCGCACCCTGCGGGAGCCGCCGCACCTGCATCAGGGAACACTCAGCGCCGGTGTGACCGAGGCCATCCAGATCAGCCGCCACGCCCTTTTGGAGAATCGTCGACTGCGCTACGGCATCGCCCTGGCCGCCCTGCTGGGACTGGCCTCCTTCATCCCCGTCTGGCTCATTCAGCCCACCATGCAGCTCGCCGGCGTGCCCCTGGCCTGGTTTGGACCGGTGTGGGCCGGGGCCAATCTGACCGTCGCCCTCTTCTCTCTGCTCAGCCACCGCCTCAGCTTCCACCTGGGCCATCGCGGCATGATCATCCTCTGCCTTTGTCTGGTGGTCGCCGGCTATGTCGGACTGGGGCTGGTGGAAAGCGTCTGGGGCTTCGTATTCTATTATCTGCTGACCGCCATGCGCGGTCTGCAGGGGCCGCTGCTGCGCCACCACCTGCAAAGGGAAAGCCGTCCCGGCACCCGCGCCAGCATCCTCTCGCTCAAATCCCTCGTTTTTCGCCTGCTCTTTGTCGCCAGCAGCCCGCTGGTGGGCCGCTTGGCCGACCATCAGGGACTGGCCACGACCTTCCTGGTGCTCGCCGCCGCCTTTGCCCTACTTTTGCTCCCCTTTGCCATCCTCTTTCTGCACAGCCAAGCAACACGACCGAACGCCGTGAAGGATTAA
- a CDS encoding ferredoxin codes for MSRIPVVDQDECISCEVCVSICPEVFRMQGEGDDHHHHKSFVYNPTGASEEKIEQAMDNCPAACIHWQD; via the coding sequence ATGTCCCGCATACCCGTTGTCGATCAGGATGAATGCATCAGCTGCGAAGTCTGTGTCAGCATCTGCCCCGAGGTCTTTCGCATGCAAGGCGAGGGAGACGATCATCACCATCACAAATCCTTCGTCTACAACCCCACCGGCGCTTCGGAGGAGAAGATCGAGCAGGCCATGGACAACTGCCCCGCCGCCTGCATTCACTGGCAGGACTAG
- a CDS encoding ATP-binding protein, with protein MSKRRFGLQTEVVVSIVLLMGAALLFSGLLILKIAETQILDQRLAGASLALQTTARALAPDLAQIAESPTGSFEKDHPVRLLPAQLGATAWQILDRDLAPLVQEDRFGRLMFYKDDLGLARYGEGPLFSVSYSTSLLPFAGPADNFAVLTLPVRHEAQRVGTIQALFSLDDVSRQLMEARRVALVYVGLYGTILALFGMFLLRRNVIRPVRLLIEGTRQVAGGNLDHKLSEEGPREIAELAGAFNAMTGALSHSRAQTEANIAVLERTNQDLQQARRELILSEKMASVGHLAAGMAHEIGNPLGAIIGYLGFLKQELPDGREADVIGRSLEEAERINRLVKDLLDYAAPGRGEAEWVDPSAVARDACDILRSQGGWKERQLVTDLPVGLPAVFIPRHKLLQVFVNLLLNARDATSADGVIRVSGGTTDQSVWIAVADNGTGMAPEVKANIFDPFFTTKFTGKGRGLGLSVSHRIIDEADGRIDVESDPGRGTVFTVWLKQQG; from the coding sequence ATGAGTAAAAGGCGGTTTGGCCTTCAAACCGAGGTTGTGGTCAGTATCGTGCTGTTGATGGGGGCCGCCCTCCTGTTTTCCGGGCTGCTCATTCTGAAAATCGCTGAAACCCAGATCCTGGATCAGCGGCTGGCAGGGGCTTCTCTGGCGCTGCAGACCACCGCCCGGGCGTTGGCGCCCGATTTGGCCCAGATAGCGGAGTCTCCGACCGGTTCTTTTGAAAAGGACCATCCTGTTCGACTGCTTCCCGCGCAGTTGGGCGCGACAGCCTGGCAGATTCTGGACAGAGACCTTGCGCCCCTTGTTCAAGAGGATCGTTTCGGCCGATTAATGTTTTACAAGGACGATCTTGGCCTGGCCCGATACGGGGAAGGCCCGCTGTTTTCCGTATCTTATTCTACCTCTCTGCTTCCCTTTGCCGGTCCCGCCGATAACTTTGCTGTCCTCACACTGCCTGTCCGACATGAGGCGCAGCGGGTAGGGACCATTCAGGCCCTGTTCTCCCTGGACGATGTTTCACGGCAGCTTATGGAGGCCAGAAGGGTCGCTTTGGTCTACGTCGGTCTATACGGGACGATTCTGGCGCTGTTCGGCATGTTTCTGTTGCGCCGCAATGTTATTCGCCCTGTTCGCCTGCTGATCGAGGGGACGCGGCAGGTGGCCGGCGGCAATCTGGACCATAAACTGTCTGAAGAAGGACCCCGGGAGATCGCCGAGCTGGCGGGCGCATTCAACGCCATGACGGGTGCTTTGTCCCACAGCAGAGCCCAGACTGAGGCCAATATTGCGGTTCTGGAGCGAACCAACCAGGATCTGCAGCAGGCCAGGCGGGAACTGATCCTGTCGGAAAAGATGGCCTCCGTTGGTCATCTCGCTGCCGGCATGGCGCACGAAATCGGCAATCCCCTGGGGGCTATCATCGGTTATCTCGGCTTTTTGAAACAGGAACTTCCCGACGGAAGAGAAGCGGACGTCATTGGCCGCTCCCTGGAAGAAGCCGAACGAATCAACCGCCTTGTCAAGGATCTGCTCGATTACGCGGCGCCGGGACGCGGTGAGGCCGAATGGGTCGATCCTTCGGCGGTGGCGCGGGATGCCTGCGATATCCTCCGCAGCCAGGGAGGATGGAAAGAACGCCAATTGGTGACCGACCTTCCGGTCGGCCTCCCTGCCGTCTTTATTCCGCGTCACAAGCTGCTGCAGGTTTTTGTCAATCTTCTGCTTAATGCCCGTGATGCCACCTCGGCGGATGGTGTGATACGTGTTTCTGGCGGGACAACAGACCAGTCGGTCTGGATTGCCGTGGCGGACAACGGCACGGGAATGGCGCCCGAGGTAAAGGCCAATATTTTCGATCCCTTTTTCACCACCAAATTCACCGGCAAAGGCAGAGGGCTGGGTCTTTCCGTTTCGCACCGGATCATTGATGAAGCTGACGGCCGCATCGATGTTGAGTCTGACCCGGGCCGGGGAACCGTATTCACCGTATGGCTTAAGCAACAGGGGTGA
- a CDS encoding sigma-54 dependent transcriptional regulator, with translation MVTKERTILIVDDEGSMRHMLRMVLEKEGYQVLEAAHGLQGLEVLSRATVDLVLCDIRMPEMDGIAFLRELERARNPATVIVMSAYGAIDTAIECMKLGAYDYISKPFKPDEVLLTVKKAEERLRLQQENRQLKKELSQTQFRDEIVFAGPAMARVLELVDAVADSASPVLITGETGTGKELVARALHSRSGRRDMPFVAVNCGAISSGLMESELFGHVKGAFTGADRERQGLFSAANGGVLFLDEIGELPLDLQPKLLRVLQEGEILRVGETRPRPVDVRVLAATARDLRDEAAGGRFRDDLYYRLAVVEIDIPPLRERREDLQPLAERFLEQIASREGRTVPRLLSDALAALQDYPWPGNVRELKNFLEKTMIFCRREEIDKGCLPWEARRKSRDHSDNYSLKAAIRRLEREYIEKALKATDGNRTHAARLLEISLRALIYKIREYDIS, from the coding sequence ATGGTTACCAAAGAACGCACTATTCTGATTGTTGACGACGAAGGATCCATGCGACACATGCTGCGTATGGTTCTCGAAAAGGAGGGCTACCAGGTTCTGGAAGCCGCTCACGGATTGCAAGGACTGGAGGTCCTGTCCCGCGCAACGGTAGACCTGGTGCTGTGTGACATCCGCATGCCGGAAATGGATGGAATAGCCTTCCTGCGTGAACTGGAGCGCGCCCGCAACCCGGCCACCGTTATCGTCATGAGTGCCTATGGCGCCATCGACACGGCCATCGAATGCATGAAACTGGGGGCCTACGATTATATATCCAAGCCCTTCAAGCCGGATGAAGTGTTGCTGACCGTGAAAAAGGCGGAAGAGCGTCTACGCCTGCAGCAGGAAAACAGACAACTGAAAAAAGAGTTGAGCCAGACGCAGTTCAGGGACGAGATCGTCTTCGCCGGGCCCGCTATGGCCAGGGTGCTCGAACTGGTAGACGCTGTGGCCGACTCTGCTTCTCCCGTACTCATTACGGGGGAAACGGGCACGGGCAAGGAATTGGTGGCCAGGGCGCTACACAGTCGGAGCGGCCGACGGGACATGCCTTTTGTGGCAGTGAACTGCGGTGCCATTTCTTCGGGGCTGATGGAGTCGGAACTGTTTGGCCATGTCAAGGGAGCCTTTACCGGCGCCGACCGTGAGCGCCAGGGGCTGTTCAGTGCCGCCAACGGCGGCGTGCTCTTTCTCGATGAAATCGGTGAATTGCCCCTGGATCTGCAGCCCAAGCTGTTGCGAGTCCTGCAGGAAGGGGAAATTCTGCGTGTCGGTGAAACCCGTCCCCGGCCAGTCGATGTAAGGGTCCTGGCCGCTACCGCCCGGGACCTGCGCGACGAAGCGGCTGGCGGACGTTTTCGGGATGATCTCTACTATCGGCTGGCAGTTGTTGAGATTGACATCCCCCCGTTACGGGAGCGCCGTGAAGACCTTCAGCCTCTGGCGGAGAGATTTTTGGAGCAGATTGCCTCACGCGAAGGCAGAACGGTGCCCCGACTCCTGTCAGACGCCCTTGCCGCCCTGCAGGACTACCCCTGGCCGGGCAACGTCCGTGAACTGAAGAATTTCCTTGAAAAAACCATGATCTTCTGTCGGCGGGAAGAAATCGACAAAGGCTGCCTCCCTTGGGAAGCGCGGCGAAAATCCCGTGACCACAGCGATAACTATTCCCTGAAAGCCGCCATCCGCCGACTCGAAAGGGAGTACATCGAAAAGGCTCTCAAGGCGACCGACGGCAACCGGACCCACGCCGCCCGCCTGCTCGAAATCAGCCTGCGGGCTCTCATCTATAAAATCAGGGAATACGATATATCCTGA
- a CDS encoding GspH/FimT family pseudopilin: MTVDVSSEKAFTLIELIIAMALLAIVMTIAMPNVSLWMKNSAFSAVSRDLVSALRLGKSTAVSSNVNVVARFVSGAYTPAGGVGSYMVFIDDGSGGGTAGNTLRDGGERVLAQQDMPKGVSLTSTNFGNVVTFNNRGFASSSGIVTLKNEFRERTVVFTLAGAVSLQ, encoded by the coding sequence ATGACTGTGGATGTCTCCAGCGAAAAAGCTTTTACCCTGATCGAGCTGATTATTGCCATGGCCTTGCTGGCTATCGTCATGACCATCGCGATGCCCAATGTGTCGCTCTGGATGAAGAATTCCGCCTTTTCAGCGGTAAGCCGCGACCTGGTGTCGGCCCTTCGATTGGGCAAGTCGACCGCGGTTTCCAGTAATGTCAATGTCGTGGCCCGTTTTGTCAGCGGCGCTTATACCCCTGCCGGCGGCGTGGGCAGCTACATGGTTTTCATCGATGATGGCAGCGGCGGCGGCACCGCTGGAAATACCCTGCGCGACGGCGGTGAACGGGTTCTGGCTCAGCAGGATATGCCTAAGGGTGTTTCGCTGACGTCGACCAACTTCGGCAACGTCGTCACCTTCAATAACCGGGGATTTGCCTCGTCGTCAGGGATCGTTACCCTGAAAAACGAGTTCCGGGAACGCACCGTTGTCTTCACCTTGGCCGGGGCGGTTTCCTTGCAATAG
- a CDS encoding prepilin-type N-terminal cleavage/methylation domain-containing protein: MNQKGFTLTEILVTLVLVGIFSTAMLGLYVTNSRDYTVQTQVVDIQQNLRAAISMMAKDLRMTGYDPSFQASAGVLNAGINAITVTMDINEDWDVADAGESITYALAGGNLERTATAADVVAGNVVGLGFAYAFDANGDGQLDTDAGGRVHWAIPVAGGNWLELDANGDDQITPDDDTDGDGVINTLDTGVLFRAADIRALRIWLVARSQNPQPEHVNSRSFVVANTVLNPADGFYYRDVSTIVKLRNMGL; this comes from the coding sequence ATGAACCAGAAAGGTTTTACGCTGACCGAGATCCTGGTAACCCTGGTCCTGGTGGGCATTTTCAGTACGGCCATGCTGGGGCTCTATGTCACCAACAGCCGGGATTATACCGTGCAGACCCAGGTGGTCGATATTCAGCAGAATCTGCGCGCCGCCATCTCCATGATGGCCAAAGATCTGCGGATGACGGGTTACGATCCCTCGTTCCAGGCCAGTGCGGGTGTGCTTAATGCCGGCATCAACGCCATCACCGTTACCATGGATATCAATGAAGACTGGGATGTGGCCGATGCCGGTGAGTCGATCACCTATGCCTTGGCTGGAGGCAATCTGGAGCGCACGGCGACAGCTGCCGATGTTGTGGCGGGAAACGTGGTAGGTCTGGGTTTTGCCTATGCCTTTGATGCCAATGGTGACGGGCAGCTCGATACCGACGCCGGCGGACGCGTACACTGGGCGATTCCGGTAGCGGGCGGAAACTGGCTTGAACTCGATGCCAACGGGGACGATCAGATCACCCCCGACGACGACACCGATGGAGATGGGGTCATCAATACGCTCGACACCGGCGTTCTGTTCCGGGCGGCCGATATTCGCGCTCTGCGCATCTGGCTGGTGGCCCGAAGTCAGAATCCGCAACCCGAGCATGTGAATTCCCGATCATTCGTGGTCGCCAACACGGTGCTCAACCCTGCCGATGGATTCTACTACCGCGATGTGTCGACCATTGTCAAACTTCGGAATATGGGACTTTAG
- a CDS encoding prepilin-type N-terminal cleavage/methylation domain-containing protein translates to MKSHLNERGFSLIELIFAMSIFVIGILAVTNMQFFSSRHNVNATMMTEGALLAESKLEELMTLNFGHADLIDTDADGNAGLGDNPAADHSQNPSTLNDSFMVHWNIADRDADSKIIRVIVTWRDRLLPKNYFVESIKIR, encoded by the coding sequence ATGAAGAGCCATCTGAATGAACGAGGATTCTCCCTGATCGAGCTGATCTTTGCCATGTCCATTTTCGTCATAGGCATTCTGGCCGTCACCAACATGCAGTTTTTTTCCAGTCGTCACAATGTCAATGCGACCATGATGACGGAAGGGGCCTTGCTGGCGGAAAGTAAGTTGGAAGAATTGATGACGCTGAATTTTGGACATGCCGACCTGATCGACACGGATGCCGACGGCAACGCCGGTCTCGGCGACAACCCTGCCGCAGATCACAGCCAGAATCCGTCCACCCTGAATGACAGCTTCATGGTGCATTGGAATATCGCCGACCGTGATGCCGACTCCAAAATAATCCGGGTCATTGTCACCTGGAGAGACCGTCTGCTGCCCAAAAACTATTTTGTCGAATCGATCAAGATCCGCTGA